In Oxalobacteraceae bacterium OTU3CINTB1, the sequence CGCCCAGCTCCAGCTGCTCACCGACGAAGGCATGTCCGACCTGCTGGCGACGGTCTACAACTACATGGCCGAAGTGCGCCTGCTGCTCGAACTGCTGGCCGGTTGCGGCGAAGTGGATGCGGCGGAAGCCATGCGCCGCAACGCGGTCGACATGATCGTCTCGCCGGAGGCGCGCGCCTGCGTCGAGGCGGAATTCGCAACGCCCGGCACCACCCTCGACGCGATGGTCGAATTACAGAGTTCAACGGTAGCCTGATAGTGAAACCAATTGTGCAAATAAACAGTATTAAAACGCCGCTCCTGCTTTCCCTGCTGCTTTCCCTGCTGCTTTCCCTGGTGCCGGCCGCCGGCGCGCTAGCCGCGCCCTCGATACCGACCTATGACTTTAAGGTCGTGCACAGCTATCCTCACGACCCGCAGGCGTTTACCCAAGGCCTGCTGTACCGCGACGGTTTTCTGTATGAGAGTACGGGCCTGAACGGCAAATCATCGATCCGCAAGGTGAATCTGGAGACCGGCAAGGTCCTGCAAAGCAAGGACATCCCGCCGCAGTACTTCGGCGAAGGCCTGACCGTCTGGAAGGACACGCTGGTCGGCATCACCTGGCAATCGCAGACCGGCTTCGTGTTCGACCTCGCCACCTTCGACCTGCGCAACCAGTTCGCCTATCCGGGCGAAGGCTGGGGCCTGGCGCAAAACGGCAAGGAGCTGGTGCTCAGCGACGGCAGCGCGACGCTACGCTTCCTCGATCCGAAGACCTTCCTCGAAGTGCGCCGCGTGAAGGTGACGGCCGACGGCATCGCGGTCGACCAGATCAACGAGCTGGAAGTGGTGGGCGACGAGATTTTCGCCAATATCTGGCATACCAACACCATCGCCCGCATCGATCAACAGACCGGCAAGATCGTCGGCTGGATCGATCTGGGCAAGCTGTATCCGGACGCGGGCAGAGGCCCCAACAACGAAAACGTCTTGAACGGCATCGCCTGGGACGGCGACAAGAAACGTCTGTTCGTCACCGGCAAACTGTGGCCCAAACTTTACGAGATCAAGCTGGTGCCGAGGAAGTAGAAGGTGGCGTTGCCAGCGACGCCACGCAGTAATCGGACAGCGCGTTGAGCACCGCCGCGTTCTCGCCGGCCGCTTCGACCACGTTGATCGTGATTTGCGGATAATCGATGCGCAATTGATCGACCATCAGCGGCAAGTCTCGCAGCACATGGCCGCCCTGCCCCAAAAACACC encodes:
- a CDS encoding glutaminyl-peptide cyclotransferase, which codes for MQINSIKTPLLLSLLLSLLLSLVPAAGALAAPSIPTYDFKVVHSYPHDPQAFTQGLLYRDGFLYESTGLNGKSSIRKVNLETGKVLQSKDIPPQYFGEGLTVWKDTLVGITWQSQTGFVFDLATFDLRNQFAYPGEGWGLAQNGKELVLSDGSATLRFLDPKTFLEVRRVKVTADGIAVDQINELEVVGDEIFANIWHTNTIARIDQQTGKIVGWIDLGKLYPDAGRGPNNENVLNGIAWDGDKKRLFVTGKLWPKLYEIKLVPRK